GAGCCGTACGTCCGCATCGACTACATGGATTCGCAGTTCAAGCCTCGCCCGGAGCTGTTCGACAACCTCGCTTCGAGCGCACCGTCTACACGGTGGGCACCAGCTACACGCTCGCGGGGCTCGCAGTGCTGAGGCTCGACTTCAGCCAGCGGCGCATGGGCAGCGCCGCCTTCTGTCCGGAGAACGCGCTCCGGATGTCGACGGGTTTTGTCTACTGATTCCCCCCGACTGTCTCAACCGCTGTCGCAAAAGAAAGGCATTGAAGGCCCCCCATGGTGGCGCACGGCGCCCCTGTGGGGCCTGGGGCTGACGCAGATGGTGCTTCCGTACTCGGGCTACCTGCACGATGGGCGGGCCCGGACGCTGGAAGAGGCCGTGCTGTGGCACGGCGGTGAGGCGGAGCGGGCGCGGGAGGGGTTCCGCAACCTGTCCGCCAACGACCGGGACGCGCTGGTGCGCTTCCTCCGGTCGCTGTAGCGCCCGGCCTCAGCCGTGGCGGATCATCCCGGCCGCCTGCGACAGGCGGCGGCGCAGCTGCGTCACCACCTCGTGCAGGTCCTCCAGGCGCTGGAGCACGTGCAGGTTCTCGCCCGCGTTCATCAGGGCGACCGGCGTCAGCGTCTCGCGGTGGAGGGCCAGGAGCAGGTCGTAGAAGTGCGCCTGCACGTCGCCCAGGGCATCCAGGCCTTCACGGAGGTCGTCCTCCACGAAGTCCAGGAGGACGGCGGCGTCCTCGCGAGCAGGCAGCGTCCGGGCGAGACGCTCCACCGCCCCGCGGACGGGGTCGCTACGGCGCAACATCGCGGGGGTGGCGAGGGCTGCGACGGGAGGGGGCATGCCCAGGACGCTACAGGTCCGTAGCGGCCGGTCAATTTTCCCACCCCCTGCCCGCCGGTGC
This DNA window, taken from Corallococcus coralloides DSM 2259, encodes the following:
- a CDS encoding di-heme oxidoredictase family protein, coding for MSTDSPRLSQPLSQKKGIEGPPWWRTAPLWGLGLTQMVLPYSGYLHDGRARTLEEAVLWHGGEAERAREGFRNLSANDRDALVRFLRSL